The Cucumis melo cultivar AY chromosome 6, USDA_Cmelo_AY_1.0, whole genome shotgun sequence genome includes a region encoding these proteins:
- the LOC103493279 gene encoding endoglucanase 25-like, translated as MSMYGRDPWGGPLEINAADSATDDDRSRNLQDLDRAALSRPLDETQQSWLLGPGEQKKKKYVDLGCIIVSRKIFVWTVGTLLVSGFLAGLITLIVKTVPRHHHPHPPPDNYTLALHKALMFFNAQRSGKLPKHNNVSWRGNSCTRDGDGSSSLFKDLSGGYYDAGDAIKFNFPASFAMTMLSWSVIEYSAKYEAAGELNHVKDIIKWGSDYFLKTFNHTADSISTIVMQVGVGDTSGGNTSPNDHYCWMRPEDIDYVRPVLTCSSCSDLAAEMAAALASASIVFKDNKAYSQKLVHGARTLFKFAREQRGRYSAGNAEAAIFYNSTSYWDEFVWGGAWLYYATGNSSYLQLSTTPGIAKHAGAFWGGPDYGVLSWDNKLAGAQVLLSRLRLFLSPGYPYEEILRTFHNQTSIVMCSYLPFFTKFNRTRGGLIQLNHGRPQPLQYIVNAAFLATLYSDYLEAADTPGWYCGPNFYSTEVLRDFAKTQIDYILGKNPRKMSYVVGFGNHYPKHVHHRGASIPKNKIKYNCKGGWKWRDTTKPNPNTLVGAMVAGPDRRDGFHDVRTNYNYTEPTLAGNAGLVAALVALSGENSEKATGIDKNTIFSAVPPMFPTPPPPPAPWKP; from the exons ATGAGTATGTACGGGCGAGATCCGTGGGGGGGTCCGCTTGAGATTAACGCCGCGGATTCCGCCACCGACGATGATCGGAGTCGGAATTTGCAGGATTTGGACAGGGCTGCTCTGTCTCGGCCTCTTGATGAGACTCAACAGAGCTGGTTGCTTGGACCTGGTgagcagaagaagaagaagtatgTCGATCTTGGCTGCATTATTGTCAGTCGCAAGATCTTCGTTTGGACTGTTGGAACCCTACTTGTTTCTGGGTTTCTAGCCGGTCTTATTACTTTAATCGTTAAAACGGTGCCGCGCCACCACCACCCCCATCCCCCGCCGGACAATTACACCCTCGCTCTCCATAAAGCTCTCATGTTCTTCAACGCTCAGCGAT CTGGTAAGCTCCCGAAGCATAATAATGTGTCCTGGAGGGGCAATTCCTGCACAAGGGATGGCGATGGTTCATCGTCTCTATTTAAAGATCTTTCTGGTGGCTACTATGATGCTGGAGATGCAATTAAGTTTAACTTTCCTGCCTCTTTTGCCATGACCATGTTAAGCTGGAGTGTCATTGAATACAGTGCAAAATATGAAGCTGCTGGAGAACTCAACCATGTGAAAGATATTATTAAGTGGGGAAGTGATTACTTCCTCAAGACTTTTAACCATACTGCTGATTCGATCAGTACCATTGTCATGCAG GTCGGAGTGGGAGATACCTCTGGAGGAAATACAAGTCCAAATGATCATTATTGCTGGATGCGCCCAGAGGACATTGATTATGTACGACCTGTGCTAACATGCAGTAGTTGCTCAGATCTTGCTGCCGAAATGGCTGCTGCTTTAGCTTCAGCGTCCATTGTTTTCAAAGACAACAAGGCATACTCACAGAAACTTGTCCATGGTGCCAGAACACTTTTCAAGTTTGCCAGAGAGCAGAGAGGCAGATACAGTGCAGGTAATGCAGAAGCTGCAATCTTCTACAATTCAACAAGTTATTGGGATGAGTTTGTGTGGGGTGGAGCTTGGTTGTATTATGCTACTGGAAATTCTAGTTATCTTCAACTTTCTACCACTCCTGGCATTGCCAAACATGCGGGTGCTTTCTGGGGTGGACCTGATTATGGAGTGTTGAGCTGGGACAACAAGCTTGCCGGGGCTCAG GTTCTTCTAAGTCGTTTGCGACTTTTCTTGAGCCCTGGATATCCATATGAGGAAATCTTGAGGACTTTCCACAATCAAACGAGCATAGTCATGTGTTCCTACCTGCCATTTTTCACAAAATTTAATCGTACTAGAG GAGGCCTAATTCAGCTAAACCATGGAAGGCCACAACCTCTTCAGTACATCGTCAATGCAGCCTTTTTAGCTACCCTTTACAGTGATTACTTGGAAGCGGCAGATACACCTGGTTGGTACTGTGGACCCAATTTCTATTCAACTGAGGTTTTGCGTGACTTTGCCAAGACCCAG ATTGATTATATCCTGGGAAAAAACCCCCGTAAGATGAGCTACGTTGTTGGTTTTGGCAATCATTATCCAAAACACGTGCATCATAGAGGTGCATCAATCCCAAAGAATAAGATCAAATATAACTGCAAAGGAGGATGGAAATGGAGGGACACAACAAAGCCTAACCCAAATACACTTGTTGGTGCCATGGTTGCTGGTCCGGACAGACGTGACGGGTTTCACGACGTTCGCACCAATTATAACTACACTGAGCCAACTCTAGCTGGAAATGCAGGCTTGGTTGCCGCGCTCGTTGCACTGTCTGGTGAAAATAGTGAAAAGGCAACTGGAATTGACAAGAACACCATATTCTCTGCTGTGCCTCCCATGTTTCCAACTCCACCACCACCTCCAGCCCCTTGGAAACCTTGA
- the LOC103493278 gene encoding uncharacterized LOC103493278 isoform X1, whose protein sequence is MLKSTEELGENESSRHETSQNNEYVRLVIANEASPLELEILRPQEKSENTFSLKWWIKVSLWSIISIIFLLAFFKWGVPFLFEKVIIPIMKWEATAFGRPMLALMLVASLALFPVFFIPSGPSMWLAGMIFGYGLGFVIIMVGTTIGMVLPYLIGLLFRDRIHQWLMRWPKKAEMLRLAGEGSWFRQFQVVALFRVSPFPYTIFNYAIVVTSMRFWPYLCGSIAGMIPEAFIYIYSGRLMRTLADVQYGKQHLTTVEIVYNVISFIIAIITVVIFTVYAKRMLNSLQMAEDDRKYSVSHPGSFEVENLSHERSPINVMKEDRAVEEVVAEITHKIRLAGILDKVERAPKPSDQFRG, encoded by the exons ATGCTCAAATCAACGGAAGAACTAGGTGAAAATGAAAGTAGCAGGCATGAAACAAGTCAGAACAATGAATATGTAAGGCTAGTCATTGCCAATGAAGCAAGTCCTTTGGAATTAGAGATTCTACGGCCTCAAGAAAAATCAGAAAATACATTTTCTTTGAAGTGGTGGATCAAAGTCTCACTATGGAGCATTATTAGTATAATATTTCTTCTTGCTTTCTTCAAGTGGGGAGTGCCATTTCTTTTTGAGAAG GTCATCATCCCAATCATGAAGTGGGAAGCTACTGCCTTTGGTAGACCTATGCTTGCACTAATGCTTGTGGCTTCTCTGGCATTATTTCCCGTATTTTTTATTCCCTCTGGCCCTTCAATGTGGCTGGCTGGTATGATCTTTGGCTATGGCCTTGGGTTCGTTATAATAATGGTTGGAACAACTATTGGGATGGTCCTGCCATATTTAATTGGATTACTTTTCCGTGATCGAATTCAT CAATGGTTAATGAGATGGCCTAAAAAAGCTGAAATGCTCCGGCTTGCAGGGGAAGGAAGCTGGTTTCGTCAGTTTCAAGTTGTTGCACTTTTTAGGGTTTCACCATTTCCCTACACTATTTTCAATTATGCAATTGTGGTAACAAGTATGAGGTTTTGGCCCTACTTGTGCGGGTCAATTGCAGGAATGATACCAGAGGCTTTCATTTACATTTACAG TGGTCGGCTAATGAGGACACTAGCAGATGTACAATATGGAAAACAGCATCTGACAACTGTTGAGATTGTGTACAACGTCATCTCCTTCATTATCGCCATCATCACTGTTGTTATTTTCACTGTTTATGCAAAAAGGATGCTGAACAGCCTTCAAATGGCAGAAGATGATCGAAAGTATTCGGTCTCCCACCCTGGCAGTTTCGAGGTGGAGAATCTTTCACATGAAAG ATCTCCAATCAATGTGATGAAGGAAGATAGAGCGGTAGAAGAGGTCGTAGCTGAGATTACCCACAAAATAAGACTTGCTGGAATACTCGATAAAGTGGAAAGGGCTCCTAAACCAAGCGATCAGTTTAGAGGGTGA